The proteins below are encoded in one region of Methanomassiliicoccus luminyensis B10:
- a CDS encoding FKBP-type peptidyl-prolyl cis-trans isomerase translates to MAIIIVVVLLASTIGAFLFVTGDASASGTEVKIGSKVKLSYIGKLPDGRVFDTSIYSVAVDNTTYPKTPLFSFSGTSDKPLELTVGQGGYIKGFEYGILGLKAGQTKNISIPVSLGYGAIDSTKLVTFDLTETVPVTDVLTTAEFKTIFGVDATSVSKITDPRYGWDVWVIGVDPVTGQVTVWNDVTSGSTYKAYANSDDASYGWDITATVSGGSITVVHQLDGSSAGYVKGYDGGDSSKFIVYQVADGKVTINTDSKAEVKGTTIYFVVTILSVS, encoded by the coding sequence TTGGCCATCATCATTGTGGTAGTTCTCCTGGCCTCTACTATTGGAGCGTTCCTGTTCGTTACCGGGGACGCCTCGGCGAGCGGCACGGAAGTAAAGATCGGTTCCAAGGTCAAGCTGAGCTATATCGGCAAGCTGCCGGACGGGCGCGTGTTCGACACCTCCATCTACTCTGTAGCCGTCGACAACACCACTTATCCGAAGACCCCTCTGTTCAGCTTCTCGGGGACCAGCGACAAGCCTCTGGAGCTGACCGTCGGCCAGGGCGGGTACATCAAGGGCTTCGAATATGGCATCCTGGGCCTGAAGGCCGGGCAGACGAAGAACATCTCCATCCCGGTATCCCTGGGCTACGGTGCGATCGACAGCACCAAGCTCGTGACCTTTGATCTGACGGAGACCGTCCCTGTCACCGATGTTCTGACTACGGCCGAGTTCAAGACTATCTTCGGCGTGGACGCCACGTCCGTTTCCAAGATCACGGACCCCCGGTACGGGTGGGATGTCTGGGTGATCGGTGTGGATCCCGTCACCGGCCAGGTCACCGTCTGGAACGATGTGACCAGCGGCAGCACCTACAAGGCCTACGCCAACTCGGACGATGCATCCTATGGGTGGGACATCACCGCAACCGTCAGCGGGGGCAGCATCACGGTCGTGCACCAGCTTGACGGGTCCAGCGCCGGGTACGTGAAGGGCTACGATGGGGGCGACTCCTCTAAGTTCATCGTGTACCAGGTCGCCGACGGAAAGGTGACCATCAACACCGACAGCAAGGCCGAGGTCAAGGGGACCACCATATACTTCGTGGTCACAATCCTCAGCGTGTCCTGA
- a CDS encoding radical SAM/SPASM domain-containing protein: MPLRDRWSDLLGRGLEPGAHRFDGKGDLAHHRFHLRVDACHRGVLIVDASRLVELNGTALDYARCLLEGRSEKDAARYMTHRYKGLGAETALRHYAQVKERLERFIQGDDEVMCTIGPNKPTIGADDFPAPYRMDLILTYHCQNRCGHCYNEPRQLDELGTERWKEAIARLWETGVPHVVFTGGEPTLFPGLRELVTASEEFGQVTGLVTNGRKLREPGYLRELVEAGLDHVQITVLSHRDDVHDRLAGDTGAWKETIEGLKTALCEDLYVSTNTTIMSSNLEEIEGTMRFLISLGVKNIAFNGLIRSGRGKNAEGVEMRQLEDALVRLKAVAEEAGVRMTWYTPTPYCELNPINLGLGIKQCTACSLNMAVEPDGAVLPCQSYYRPLGNILVDDWADIWNHRLCRDIRERNYLDGKCVDCGLRDTCGGGCPLAREHGDYSCLDPRPGA, from the coding sequence ATGCCTCTCCGCGACCGGTGGAGCGACCTGCTCGGCAGGGGCCTGGAGCCGGGGGCCCACCGCTTCGACGGGAAGGGCGACCTGGCCCACCACCGCTTCCATCTGAGAGTGGATGCGTGCCACCGGGGCGTCCTCATCGTCGACGCCTCCCGCCTGGTGGAGCTGAACGGCACCGCCCTGGACTACGCCCGCTGCCTGCTGGAGGGCCGTTCCGAGAAGGACGCGGCGCGGTACATGACGCACCGGTACAAGGGCCTGGGGGCCGAGACCGCCCTGCGGCACTACGCTCAGGTGAAGGAGCGGCTGGAGCGATTCATCCAAGGGGATGATGAGGTCATGTGCACCATAGGGCCCAACAAGCCCACCATCGGGGCGGACGATTTCCCCGCCCCGTACCGCATGGACCTTATCCTGACCTACCATTGCCAGAACCGATGCGGCCACTGCTATAACGAGCCAAGGCAGCTCGACGAACTCGGGACCGAGCGGTGGAAGGAAGCCATCGCGCGCCTCTGGGAGACAGGGGTGCCGCACGTGGTGTTCACCGGCGGCGAACCGACCCTGTTCCCCGGCCTCCGCGAACTCGTGACCGCGTCGGAGGAGTTCGGACAGGTGACGGGGCTGGTGACCAACGGCCGCAAGCTCCGCGAGCCCGGGTACCTCCGCGAGCTGGTGGAAGCAGGCCTGGACCATGTACAGATAACCGTGCTTTCGCACCGCGATGACGTTCACGACCGCTTGGCCGGGGACACTGGGGCGTGGAAGGAAACCATCGAGGGGCTGAAGACGGCGCTGTGCGAGGACCTGTACGTCAGCACGAACACCACCATCATGAGTTCCAACCTGGAGGAGATCGAGGGAACGATGCGCTTCCTCATCTCCCTGGGAGTGAAGAACATCGCCTTCAACGGGTTGATACGCTCAGGCCGGGGCAAGAACGCCGAAGGCGTGGAGATGCGGCAGCTGGAGGATGCGCTGGTGCGGCTGAAGGCCGTGGCTGAGGAGGCGGGGGTGAGGATGACGTGGTACACCCCGACCCCCTACTGCGAACTGAACCCCATCAACCTGGGGCTGGGGATCAAGCAGTGCACCGCCTGCTCCCTGAACATGGCCGTGGAGCCGGACGGGGCCGTTCTGCCGTGCCAGAGCTACTACCGGCCGCTTGGCAACATCCTCGTGGATGATTGGGCGGACATCTGGAACCACCGCCTGTGCAGGGACATCCGGGAGCGGAACTACCTCGACGGCAAGTGCGTGGACTGCGGGCTCCGGGACACCTGCGGGGGCGGCTGCCCCCTGGCCCGGGAGCATGGCGACTACTCTTGCCTCGACCCCCGCCCCGGGGCATGA
- the thrS gene encoding threonine--tRNA ligase, whose amino-acid sequence MKTLFIHADFLEFNVKKPTPVADQITDEEKHGRYDEVLVAFISVEKQDEAEPEAVAKQAVANIKDIVGKVGAQRVVLYPYAHLSSSLSSPAAGKKMLRDMEKLLMDDDIETHRAPFGWYKAFDIACKGHPLSELSRDIKVAEKKAEAIDPAALLKQISKARLSKENLKENDHRIIGQKLDLFSFYDVAPGMVFWHPKGLIIRNALIDFWREEHRKAGYQEIKTPQVMSDILWKVSGHWGHYKDNIFLTNYDDRQFAVKPMNCPGGLLVFSSRERSYRELPLRMSELGEVHRLELSGVLSGLFRVIQFTQDDAHIYCTEEQLEQEINGVIDLIDKFYKLFGFEYRMELSTKPENSMGDPALWVKAEAALRNALDDRGVKYEVNEGDGAFYGPKIDFKIKDSLGREWQTATIQLDFQMPERFQIKYVGDDGKDHTPIMLHRAIYGSLERFIGILLEHLNGNLPVWLAPIQARVIAFKDDNAKAAEDVRNKLFDQGYRVDLDVSYGTVEGKIRDAELQKIPYIIVIGDKEEQNDTLAVRRHGTKAPRYGVKFDDFEAQLREECRLKTA is encoded by the coding sequence ATGAAGACCTTATTCATTCACGCTGATTTCCTGGAGTTCAACGTCAAGAAGCCCACGCCCGTCGCCGATCAGATCACTGACGAGGAGAAGCACGGGCGGTACGACGAGGTTCTCGTGGCGTTCATCAGCGTGGAGAAGCAGGACGAGGCGGAGCCCGAGGCGGTCGCCAAGCAGGCCGTTGCCAACATCAAGGATATCGTCGGCAAGGTCGGGGCGCAGAGGGTGGTCCTGTACCCCTATGCCCACCTGTCTTCATCCCTGTCCTCCCCGGCCGCCGGTAAGAAGATGCTCCGGGACATGGAGAAGCTTCTGATGGACGATGATATCGAGACCCACCGCGCTCCTTTCGGCTGGTACAAGGCCTTCGACATCGCCTGCAAGGGCCACCCCCTCTCGGAGCTGTCCAGGGACATCAAGGTGGCCGAGAAGAAGGCCGAGGCCATCGACCCCGCTGCGCTGCTCAAGCAGATCTCCAAGGCAAGGCTCAGCAAGGAGAACCTGAAGGAGAACGACCACCGGATCATCGGGCAGAAGCTGGACCTCTTCAGCTTTTACGATGTCGCTCCCGGAATGGTCTTCTGGCACCCCAAGGGGCTGATCATCAGGAACGCCCTGATCGACTTCTGGAGAGAGGAACACAGGAAGGCAGGGTACCAGGAGATAAAGACGCCCCAGGTCATGAGCGACATCCTGTGGAAGGTCTCCGGGCACTGGGGCCACTACAAGGACAATATCTTCCTGACCAACTACGACGACCGGCAGTTCGCGGTCAAGCCCATGAACTGCCCGGGCGGCCTGCTGGTGTTCAGCAGCAGGGAGAGGAGCTATAGGGAGCTCCCGCTGAGGATGTCCGAGCTGGGGGAGGTCCACCGGCTGGAGCTTTCCGGGGTGCTGTCCGGCCTGTTCCGGGTCATCCAGTTCACCCAGGACGATGCGCACATATACTGCACGGAAGAGCAGCTGGAGCAGGAAATCAACGGGGTCATCGACCTCATCGACAAGTTCTACAAGCTGTTCGGGTTCGAGTACCGCATGGAGCTGTCCACCAAGCCGGAGAACTCCATGGGCGATCCCGCGCTGTGGGTGAAGGCGGAGGCCGCTCTCAGGAACGCACTGGATGACCGGGGCGTAAAGTACGAGGTCAATGAGGGGGACGGCGCGTTCTACGGCCCCAAGATCGACTTCAAGATAAAGGACTCCCTGGGCCGGGAGTGGCAGACCGCCACTATCCAGCTGGACTTCCAGATGCCCGAGCGGTTCCAGATCAAATACGTGGGGGACGACGGCAAGGACCACACCCCCATAATGCTGCACCGGGCCATCTACGGCTCCCTGGAAAGGTTCATCGGCATATTGCTGGAGCACCTGAACGGGAACCTGCCGGTCTGGCTCGCTCCCATCCAGGCACGCGTCATCGCCTTCAAGGACGACAACGCCAAGGCGGCCGAGGACGTTCGCAACAAGCTCTTCGACCAGGGGTACCGGGTCGACCTGGACGTGAGCTACGGCACGGTGGAGGGGAAGATCAGGGACGCCGAGCTGCAGAAGATCCCCTACATCATCGTGATCGGGGACAAGGAAGAGCAGAACGACACCCTGGCCGTCCGGCGGCACGGGACCAAGGCTCCCCGGTACGGCGTCAAGTTCGACGACTTCGAGGCGCAGCTGAGAGAGGAATGCCGCCTGAAAACCGCTTAA
- a CDS encoding phosphatase PAP2 family protein gives MGPGTAVLLVLIVAAATTAALLSRGRSPSVLLKSLSAAWPWLLLLVMSNAVELAMNRAVPLSSPVGVHITSFTSSFLPGIPSWLQAVLPADPLVLALGLAYILGLPFVLIVVPLTLAWRGEVPALRTYCLCLAIAYVSGIALHLAFPSARPSLHPGSGILPLLYSDPVLGPLHSDLGTPGRSFPSWHVTQLSAALFALIDRRHARVALSAVLAITALAVLFLGVHWPADVIGGLILGAGAALIGRETMKRWEEGSKGFRTR, from the coding sequence ATGGGGCCTGGGACCGCGGTCCTCCTCGTCCTGATCGTGGCCGCCGCGACCACCGCCGCGCTGCTGTCCCGGGGGCGTTCACCTTCCGTTCTGCTAAAGAGCCTTTCCGCGGCGTGGCCCTGGCTCTTGCTCCTGGTCATGTCCAACGCCGTTGAGCTCGCCATGAATAGGGCGGTGCCGTTGAGCTCGCCGGTGGGAGTGCACATCACCTCCTTTACCAGCTCCTTTCTCCCCGGCATCCCGTCCTGGCTACAAGCCGTCCTTCCCGCCGATCCCCTTGTTCTGGCCCTCGGCCTTGCATACATCCTGGGCCTTCCCTTCGTGCTCATCGTCGTCCCTCTCACTTTGGCGTGGAGGGGCGAGGTCCCCGCCCTGAGGACCTACTGCCTGTGCCTCGCCATCGCGTACGTGTCCGGGATCGCCCTTCACCTGGCGTTCCCTTCGGCCAGGCCGTCCCTGCATCCCGGCTCGGGCATACTGCCGCTGCTGTATTCCGATCCGGTCCTGGGGCCGCTGCACTCCGACCTGGGGACGCCCGGCCGGAGTTTTCCTAGCTGGCACGTCACCCAGCTGAGCGCGGCGCTGTTCGCTCTCATCGACAGGAGACATGCGCGCGTGGCGCTGTCGGCCGTCCTGGCTATCACTGCGCTGGCGGTCCTGTTCCTGGGGGTCCACTGGCCCGCGGACGTCATCGGAGGTCTGATTTTGGGAGCGGGGGCTGCGCTCATCGGCAGGGAGACAATGAAAAGATGGGAAGAAGGTTCAAAGGGTTTCAGGACACGCTGA
- a CDS encoding glycosyltransferase family 4 protein → MRIVQLNPYHYPYMGGIEHRVHEVCKHLSRRHEVVVLTAQLDGAKEVEEIDGYTVRRLPSRFLNIYNPPFVSTPGVLEALNGIEPDLVDFHFRWAPSYTRAMTEYDGRWVFTFHNTFGEGKGLIGAASTVNDSLFARHIRDRRVICVTDFVKRDLLSRGFDEAQLDVVPTGVHLAEGNGHDDGFVLFAGRLVGTKGLPYLIKAMAQVDGRLVIMGSGPDRDRLESLTGRLGLEDRVQFTGQVDEDTKQRLMSSCSVFAMPSLFESLGLAAAEAMSWGKPVVATQVGGLPEIVGDGGILVPPKDPPAMAGALNLLLSDREKRREVGAKARAHMRKYDWNIVARDLEKVYLRAAEE, encoded by the coding sequence ATGCGTATCGTCCAGCTTAACCCGTACCACTATCCGTACATGGGCGGCATAGAGCACCGCGTCCATGAGGTGTGCAAACACCTCTCCCGCCGCCATGAGGTCGTAGTGCTCACGGCCCAACTGGACGGGGCAAAGGAGGTGGAGGAGATCGACGGGTACACCGTCCGCAGGCTGCCCTCCCGATTCCTGAACATATACAATCCCCCCTTCGTTTCTACCCCGGGGGTCTTGGAGGCGCTGAACGGCATAGAGCCGGACCTGGTGGACTTCCATTTCCGATGGGCGCCTTCCTACACCCGGGCCATGACAGAGTATGACGGGAGGTGGGTCTTCACATTCCACAATACCTTCGGCGAGGGAAAAGGGCTCATAGGGGCCGCCAGCACGGTCAACGATTCCCTCTTCGCCCGGCACATCAGGGACCGCCGGGTCATCTGCGTCACCGACTTCGTAAAGAGGGACCTACTGTCGCGCGGCTTTGACGAGGCGCAGCTGGACGTGGTGCCAACGGGGGTGCACCTGGCCGAGGGGAACGGGCATGATGACGGCTTCGTCCTGTTCGCCGGCAGGCTGGTCGGCACGAAGGGGCTGCCCTATCTCATCAAGGCCATGGCCCAGGTCGACGGCAGGCTGGTCATCATGGGCTCCGGCCCGGACCGCGATAGGCTGGAGTCCTTGACCGGGAGGCTGGGCCTGGAGGACCGGGTGCAGTTCACCGGGCAGGTCGACGAGGACACCAAGCAGAGGCTGATGTCCTCCTGCTCGGTGTTCGCCATGCCCTCGCTGTTCGAATCGCTGGGCCTGGCGGCGGCGGAGGCGATGTCTTGGGGCAAGCCCGTAGTGGCCACCCAGGTCGGCGGCCTCCCCGAGATCGTGGGCGACGGCGGGATACTGGTGCCCCCCAAGGACCCCCCGGCGATGGCGGGGGCTCTGAACCTCCTGCTGTCGGACCGGGAGAAGCGCAGGGAGGTAGGGGCGAAGGCCCGCGCCCACATGAGGAAGTACGACTGGAACATCGTGGCCAGGGACCTTGAGAAGGTATATCTCCGGGCCGCCGAGGAGTAG
- a CDS encoding GNAT family N-acetyltransferase — translation MCRPEGPLTIRRMSREELDTAVGWAAEEGWNPGVHDAGVFYRSYPDGFFAGTIDDEMVASVSLVDYPGDLRFGGFYIVRKDLRGSGIGRAILRFVLESSRERNLGADGVKAMLPTYLQYGFKFAHWNHRFQGWGGGERPDGLQPITELNLDQVVSYDQAIFSAPREAFLRYFTAQEDSVALASFRGGELAGYGVIRECGVAHKIGPLFAEDGRTAEKILRGLISKVPGERFFLDVPEPNVEGMAMAQDHHMEEVFTTARIYTKYAPNVPLGKVFGVTSFELG, via the coding sequence ATGTGCCGACCTGAGGGACCGTTGACAATCCGGAGAATGAGCCGGGAGGAGCTCGACACGGCCGTTGGATGGGCGGCCGAGGAGGGCTGGAATCCCGGTGTTCATGATGCTGGGGTCTTTTATCGGTCATATCCTGACGGCTTTTTCGCAGGTACGATCGACGATGAGATGGTAGCTTCTGTATCCCTCGTCGACTATCCTGGGGACCTCAGGTTCGGCGGATTCTACATCGTGCGAAAGGACCTGCGGGGTAGCGGCATCGGCAGGGCGATCCTCAGGTTCGTTCTGGAGAGCTCCCGGGAGAGGAACCTGGGGGCTGACGGCGTTAAAGCGATGCTCCCGACCTACCTGCAATACGGCTTCAAGTTCGCGCACTGGAACCACCGCTTCCAGGGGTGGGGCGGAGGCGAAAGGCCTGATGGCCTACAGCCCATCACCGAGCTGAACCTCGACCAGGTGGTCTCCTATGATCAGGCCATCTTCTCCGCTCCCCGTGAAGCCTTCCTGCGTTACTTCACCGCTCAAGAGGATTCAGTTGCTCTGGCCTCGTTCCGGGGAGGGGAGCTCGCAGGCTATGGCGTGATAAGGGAGTGCGGGGTCGCCCATAAGATCGGCCCCCTCTTTGCCGAGGATGGTAGGACGGCCGAGAAGATCCTCAGAGGCCTGATATCGAAAGTTCCGGGCGAGAGGTTCTTCCTGGACGTCCCGGAGCCGAACGTTGAGGGGATGGCCATGGCCCAGGACCATCACATGGAGGAGGTATTCACCACTGCCCGCATATATACGAAATATGCTCCCAATGTCCCCCTGGGCAAGGTCTTCGGGGTTACCAGCTTCGAGCTTGGGTGA
- a CDS encoding class I SAM-dependent methyltransferase, with protein sequence MSAPGLTDEAQLARQSLWLKEYRLWLLDTFVLPTFAAAKPAALDVGGGPGVMAEDLSSRMDITVLDRDRGMARKARGKGLEALQGDACTLPFADGSFDVVCCSFLLLWTKGPEIALREMVRVSRGWVLCLAEPDHGGRIDHPAALAPVRDLVVEGMRLEGADPLMGRKLSGLFHACGLVPRIGIYPGAWNIEEIRRNAEEEWGWIVDAAGEGQGLESVKAAWAEALDEGSLFQFDPIFYAIARKGHAPGRGSRQE encoded by the coding sequence ATGAGCGCCCCCGGACTCACCGATGAAGCGCAGCTTGCTCGCCAAAGCTTGTGGCTGAAGGAGTATCGCCTGTGGCTCCTGGACACATTTGTCCTCCCGACATTTGCGGCCGCTAAGCCGGCCGCTCTGGACGTCGGCGGCGGCCCCGGCGTGATGGCCGAGGACCTCTCCTCCCGCATGGACATCACGGTGCTGGACCGGGACCGCGGGATGGCCAGGAAAGCGAGGGGCAAAGGCCTTGAAGCTCTGCAGGGGGATGCTTGCACGCTCCCTTTCGCGGACGGCTCCTTCGATGTCGTCTGCTGCTCCTTCCTCTTGCTGTGGACCAAGGGCCCGGAAATAGCGCTGAGAGAGATGGTCCGGGTGTCCCGGGGCTGGGTGCTGTGCCTGGCCGAGCCGGACCACGGGGGCCGGATCGATCATCCTGCGGCCTTGGCACCGGTCCGCGACCTGGTGGTGGAAGGGATGAGGCTGGAGGGGGCCGACCCGCTCATGGGGCGAAAGCTGTCGGGCCTGTTCCACGCCTGTGGCCTGGTACCCCGGATCGGCATCTACCCCGGCGCCTGGAACATCGAGGAGATCCGCCGGAACGCCGAGGAGGAGTGGGGGTGGATAGTCGATGCCGCAGGTGAGGGGCAGGGGCTCGAAAGCGTCAAGGCGGCGTGGGCTGAAGCTTTGGATGAGGGCAGCCTCTTCCAGTTCGATCCCATCTTCTACGCCATCGCCAGGAAGGGTCATGCCCCGGGGCGGGGGTCGAGGCAAGAGTAG
- a CDS encoding NosD domain-containing protein, producing MNHASKRNSIIAAMTLITSIIALSGATATTLADDALAPHDVICVDSDAELEDLIQSEGWDGSGTALDPYIIENLDINATGCGAAIYIGNTTAHLVIRGCTLYDADYVSDPWGTGTGLTLYNVKNTTIGSNKCNGNAGPGMKLQFSDDNIIANNNCSGSNYHGIYLRSSNNNVIKDNNCSGDDSGTGILLSDGSDDNFIEKNMCSGDWQGIFIEMGSDGNTIVNNSLIGNLQYGVVATGSSGNIIYGNIFKDNIKVPQAVDISGTNYWNSSSYPYYGNYWSDWTSPDLDKDGIVDAPYDIDHGSSQDLYPLALESFEVKITSPACCSVVHTPTVLVTGTATPGYGLIINGLQVIVGNDGTFSAVVALLEGDNTIKARSMGDFPEVSSSVHVTYVDQQQKDLDRLQGQVDDLNEALEGALSDLNVAQDDLSSTQKELSEVKGDSLPLVLGAVGLIVGITAVALSLMYARRPKAP from the coding sequence ATGAACCATGCTAGCAAAAGGAACAGTATTATTGCGGCGATGACCCTGATCACATCGATCATCGCCTTATCCGGAGCGACTGCCACGACACTGGCGGACGATGCGCTTGCCCCGCACGACGTCATATGCGTGGACAGCGATGCGGAGCTTGAGGACCTCATACAATCGGAAGGATGGGACGGTTCCGGGACCGCCCTTGATCCATACATCATCGAGAACCTGGACATCAACGCTACTGGATGTGGAGCTGCCATCTACATCGGCAACACCACCGCTCATCTGGTCATTCGCGGCTGCACGTTATATGATGCTGATTATGTCAGCGATCCCTGGGGGACCGGTACAGGATTGACGCTTTACAATGTAAAAAACACCACGATAGGTAGCAACAAGTGCAACGGCAATGCTGGTCCTGGGATGAAACTACAATTCTCTGATGATAATATCATCGCGAACAATAACTGCAGTGGTAGTAACTATCACGGCATCTACCTCCGTTCCTCGAATAATAATGTCATCAAGGACAACAACTGCAGCGGCGACGATAGTGGTACTGGCATACTGCTGAGCGACGGCTCGGATGACAACTTCATCGAGAAAAACATGTGCTCCGGCGATTGGCAAGGCATTTTCATAGAAATGGGAAGCGATGGGAACACCATCGTGAACAACAGCCTCATTGGCAACTTGCAGTATGGGGTCGTTGCGACCGGCAGCTCGGGCAACATCATCTACGGCAACATTTTCAAGGATAACATTAAAGTCCCCCAGGCCGTCGACATCAGCGGAACGAACTACTGGAACTCCTCCTCGTACCCGTACTACGGCAACTACTGGAGCGACTGGACCTCGCCCGACCTGGATAAGGACGGTATCGTCGACGCGCCGTATGACATAGACCACGGCAGCAGCCAGGACCTGTACCCGTTGGCCCTTGAGTCGTTCGAGGTAAAGATAACCTCGCCGGCGTGCTGTTCGGTGGTCCATACGCCCACGGTGCTGGTCACCGGGACGGCGACCCCGGGATACGGATTGATCATCAACGGCTTACAGGTGATCGTGGGGAACGACGGCACGTTCTCGGCAGTGGTCGCTCTCCTGGAAGGCGACAACACGATCAAGGCGAGGTCGATGGGCGATTTCCCTGAGGTGAGCTCATCCGTGCACGTCACCTACGTCGACCAGCAGCAGAAAGATCTAGACCGCCTGCAGGGACAGGTGGACGACCTAAACGAGGCACTTGAGGGCGCCTTGTCCGATCTCAATGTGGCGCAGGACGATCTGTCCTCCACCCAGAAGGAACTCAGCGAGGTCAAGGGGGATTCCCTGCCGCTCGTCCTGGGGGCGGTGGGCCTGATCGTCGGGATAACCGCGGTCGCTCTCTCCTTGATGTACGCGAGGAGGCCGAAGGCGCCCTGA
- a CDS encoding glycosyltransferase: MRIAMFTDSYLPSKDGVVTSILLTKQELEKLGHEVFIFAPEPWDYRDRESGVYYFKSRGFKSYPGYMIPMFPTNKCEILRELNVDLIHTHGLLFMGLRSMFAGRTLSKPVVVTFHTMVTDAAKYYARIPIPDWMTNRLFWIYLRELLERADAVVAPTDAIRTELLNYAPDMKRIEVIPTGVDTARFSPANDGSEVRNKYGLDGEKVLLHLGRIAWEKNLDLVLKGFRKLSAEDRDIRLMIVGEGPAKKHYQKMASELGIEEKTIFTGFVPDADLPQYYAACDAFTIASKFETQGLAALEAMASGKPVAGIDYRAVAELVTPGQDGFLFDDSPDSCADAMSAALSSGEDVRKNARRKAEAFGMEKSAVKLVDLYKYAVEHKANGH; this comes from the coding sequence TTGCGCATCGCGATGTTCACCGACTCGTACCTCCCTTCCAAGGACGGGGTGGTCACCTCCATACTGCTCACGAAGCAGGAACTGGAGAAGCTGGGACACGAAGTGTTCATATTCGCCCCGGAGCCCTGGGACTACCGGGACCGGGAGAGCGGGGTATACTACTTCAAGTCCAGGGGCTTCAAGAGCTACCCTGGCTACATGATCCCCATGTTCCCGACCAACAAGTGCGAGATACTGAGGGAGCTGAACGTCGACCTCATCCATACCCATGGCCTTCTGTTCATGGGCTTGCGCAGCATGTTCGCCGGGAGGACGCTGTCCAAGCCGGTGGTGGTGACGTTTCACACCATGGTCACCGACGCGGCCAAGTACTACGCCAGGATACCTATACCGGACTGGATGACCAACCGGCTGTTCTGGATATACCTCCGGGAGCTGCTGGAGAGAGCTGACGCGGTGGTAGCCCCAACCGACGCCATACGCACCGAGCTTTTGAACTACGCTCCCGACATGAAGCGCATCGAGGTCATTCCCACCGGGGTGGACACCGCCCGCTTCAGCCCCGCCAACGACGGCTCCGAGGTCAGGAACAAGTATGGCCTGGACGGGGAGAAGGTGCTCCTCCACCTGGGCAGGATCGCCTGGGAGAAGAACCTGGACCTGGTGCTGAAAGGGTTCAGGAAGCTCTCCGCCGAGGACCGCGACATCCGGCTAATGATCGTAGGGGAGGGGCCAGCCAAGAAGCACTACCAGAAGATGGCCTCGGAGCTGGGGATCGAGGAGAAGACCATATTCACCGGCTTCGTTCCTGACGCCGACCTGCCGCAGTATTACGCGGCCTGCGACGCCTTCACCATCGCGTCGAAGTTCGAGACCCAGGGCCTGGCGGCCTTGGAGGCCATGGCCAGCGGGAAGCCCGTGGCCGGGATCGACTACCGGGCCGTCGCCGAGCTGGTGACCCCCGGCCAGGACGGCTTCCTCTTCGATGACTCGCCGGATTCGTGCGCCGATGCCATGTCCGCGGCGCTCTCGAGCGGCGAGGATGTCCGGAAGAACGCGCGCAGGAAGGCCGAGGCCTTCGGCATGGAGAAGAGCGCGGTCAAGCTGGTGGACCTGTACAAGTACGCCGTCGAACACAAGGCCAACGGCCATTAA